The following DNA comes from Algiphilus sp..
CCCGACTTCACCTCCGAGGGCACATCGACCGGCGTCAGCAACGCCCACACGCCGGCGCTGACGCTGTCGTACTACCTCACCGATCACTGGGTGCTGAAGGCCGAGGGCGGTGTGCCCGCCGAGTTCGACCTGTACGGCGACGGCGTCGTGCGGCCCACCGGACTGTCGGGCCTGCTCATCAACGTCGATCTGGGCGCGCCCGAGAACAATCCCATCGCCAGCGCGCGGCAATGGAGTCCCGCCATCCTGCTGCAGCGCTACTTCCGCGACGCGTCGGCCCGGCTGCGCCCCTACCTCGGCGTCGGCGCTTCCTATACCTGGTTCACCAACGTCGAGCTCAAGCCGGCCTTCAGCGATGCCCTCAACCGCAACTTCGGGCGATCGCTGGCCGTGGTCACCGGCAATCCGGGCCAAACCGTGGTCCGCGGCGACTCCGACTCGGCCTGGGCACCGATCGTCAACGCCGGCCTGTCCTACGCGCTGACGGATCGGTTGAGCCTGTCGCTGTCGCTGTCCTACCTGTTCCTCTCGACCACGTCGCGCATCACCATCGAGGCGGCCAACGGCACGCGCCTCGCCGAGAGCACCACCGAGCTCGATCTGGGCACCGCGGTGTCGTCGCT
Coding sequences within:
- a CDS encoding OmpW family outer membrane protein — protein: MMRRLGRASVALAMLALAMPASAYREGALVLQAGWFHLAPQESSEPLRTRLAPSVVGSLLGIDPDFTSEGTSTGVSNAHTPALTLSYYLTDHWVLKAEGGVPAEFDLYGDGVVRPTGLSGLLINVDLGAPENNPIASARQWSPAILLQRYFRDASARLRPYLGVGASYTWFTNVELKPAFSDALNRNFGRSLAVVTGNPGQTVVRGDSDSAWAPIVNAGLSYALTDRLSLSLSLSYLFLSTTSRITIEAANGTRLAESTTELDLGTAVSSLLLSWRWGGGD